Below is a genomic region from Meiothermus sp. CFH 77666.
AGAAGCTGGGGTTTTTGAAAAAGTATTTGCCCGCTTTCGTCAAGGCTACCCAAAAGGCATTGTCTCGCCATTACGTGGATGGGTTCGCCGGGCCAGGGTACAACCAGCAGACAGACGGCAGCCTGGTCGAAGGATCACCATTGTTGGCCATTCAACATCCCCAGTTCACCAGCTTCTTTTTTGTTGAAGAAAATCGCAGTTCGTACACTGAACTCGAGCGGAATCTCCGGGAGCGCGATCCCGGTCTTAGAGGTATCCACCTCTATCGAGGCGATTTTAACTTCCTAGTGGATAATATCTTGCAGCAGATTCACCCAAGAGCACCCACGCTGTTCTTTCTGGATCCCTTCGGCCTCGAACTCAGGTGGACTACAGTCGAAAAAATTGCCGGGCGGGAAAAAGCAGATATCTTTATCCTGATCAGCAGCAGCGGAGCTAACCGAGCCAGGAAAAACCACCCCCATACTTTGGATGAGTTCTTCGGAGACGCTTCGTGGCAGAACGTGCGGCAAAAGCCAGGGCAGTCCTGGTTTGAGGCATTTACCGAGGCTTACCGCGACCGGATGAGAGGGTTGGGACTGAATGGAACCGGATTGGTGACCGTAGCTAGGAACAGCAATAACGCACCCATGCACGTCCTGGCCTTCCACTCAAAGAACAAGATCGCTTTGCAAATTGCCAACGCGGTGTTCAGTCGTATTGAGACTGACCCTGTGCAACCGGGCTTGCGGTTCGGTGAGTGAGTCGGTTTGCGGAAACTCATCCCAGGTACGGCCATCCAGTAACCTGCCCCCACTCTTTGGTGTCCTACCGCCCCACTGCTTGAAGAAAAAGGGGACTCCGGCGCTCTGGCACTGATCCCGGACAGAGCGCACCCAGGTGGGGTTTACAGGGCGGTGATCAGGGCCGCTTTCGCCCCCAACAATTACCCAGTGGATGCCTTCGAGGTGCAGCTCCAGCGGCCCTAGAAGAGGTTCGCAGGAGAGAAACCTGACCTTTGCCCCTGTTTGACGAAGAAAGTCCACCCGCGACGTGTACTTCTGGTTCTCTACTGAAACGCCCATCCAGACGTTCTCGGGCCAGTCGATCAGGGGGTCAAGCTCTAGCAGGCGCTTATGCCGCTTGGTGAGAACTTGGTAGGTGTGCTGAGGGGTCTCGCGCATCACCCGGAAGACCTCGAGCAGGAAGGAAATGGGCATCTGCTCGTGGAAAAGATCGCTCATCGAGTTGACGAAGACCCGCCTTGGTTTCTTCCAACGGTAGGGCTCTTGTAGCCGCTCGGGGTGCAGGGTGAAGCGGAATCCCTGGGGGAAATGCTGCGAGAAGCGCTCGGTAATGCGCTCAGCATAGCAGTGTTTGCACCCTGGGCTGACCTTATTGCATCCGGTGGTAGGGTTCCAGGTGGCATCCGTCCACTCGATTGCAGTGCCGACGTTGGCCATTACGCCGTAACCTTAACACGGATAAACCGATATGTCTATGGGTATTAACACACTCAGCTACTCTCAACCCCACACCCGCCGGTAACTCTCCCCGACCTGCTCGAGCGAACTCTCAGCGTATATTTGGGTGGTCTTGGGGTCCTGGTGCCCCAGGAACTTCTGAAGCTGCTCGAGGGGCATCCCCCGGTCGAGGAGGGTCTGCGCCACCGAGTGCCGTAGCAGATGGGGATAGACCCGCTTTTGGATGCCCGCCTCCTGTGCCGCAGCCTGGATGAGCTTCTGGACGGCCCGAGCCGAGTAGCGGTCGTGGCGGTTGGACTCGAAGAGGTAGCCCCGCGCCCGGCCCGCCAGATGCACCCGGAGCTCCTGTGCCAGGGCGGGCAGGATGGGCACGTAGCGCACCGAGTCCTTCTTGGCCTTGTGGACGTAAATGTAGGGGGCCTCCCCGTCCAGGTGGGCATCCTGAGCCCGCAGGTGGACGAACTCGCTCACCCGGACTCCGGTGTAGAAGAGGGTCTTGAGCATCAGGCCAAAGACCGGCTTGCGGGGGTTCATGCGGTAGGCCGCCCCCAGCAACCGTTCGACCTCTTCCGGGGAAAGCCTTTCCACCACCCGGCGGCGCTTGGTGGGCGGGGAAAGGTCCAGCAGGCGGCGCACCCGCTCCACCACATACTTGCTCTGGTCGTAGTCCAGGTGGGCCTTGCGCCAGAGCTTGGCGGTCTCCCGGATCACCGCCTCGAGTTCAGAGTTCGCCTTTGCTTTCCTACCGCGCACTTCGGCCAGCTTGAGGGGGGTGGCGGGTTCCATTTGCCCCTCAGTTTAGCCAGGAGAGTTCGCTGTAGGGGGCTTGTGCGAAAAATAAAATGTCACAGTGCAGGGGAACCTACGGCGCTGGCTAGGTCGGCCAGGCGAAGAACAACCTGGTCTGCCGAGTGTGTGAGCATGAGATTGCGACGCATGTCGTACTCAGGTCCGACATAGAGACGAGTAGTGCTTGAGCAATACAGTACTACCTTTCGCCCTAGCGCCCTCAAGTAGCCCTGTATAGCACCGCTCTCGGGGTTCATGTCGGGGCCGTCACCAAAGGTAACTATTAACTCGCTCGTGACGGCGTTCTGGAAGTCCTGTTCGGCTCCCAAGCGCAGGGAATCGTTGCTATT
It encodes:
- a CDS encoding tyrosine-type recombinase/integrase, with translation MEPATPLKLAEVRGRKAKANSELEAVIRETAKLWRKAHLDYDQSKYVVERVRRLLDLSPPTKRRRVVERLSPEEVERLLGAAYRMNPRKPVFGLMLKTLFYTGVRVSEFVHLRAQDAHLDGEAPYIYVHKAKKDSVRYVPILPALAQELRVHLAGRARGYLFESNRHDRYSARAVQKLIQAAAQEAGIQKRVYPHLLRHSVAQTLLDRGMPLEQLQKFLGHQDPKTTQIYAESSLEQVGESYRRVWG
- a CDS encoding phage Gp37/Gp68 family protein — its product is MANVGTAIEWTDATWNPTTGCNKVSPGCKHCYAERITERFSQHFPQGFRFTLHPERLQEPYRWKKPRRVFVNSMSDLFHEQMPISFLLEVFRVMRETPQHTYQVLTKRHKRLLELDPLIDWPENVWMGVSVENQKYTSRVDFLRQTGAKVRFLSCEPLLGPLELHLEGIHWVIVGGESGPDHRPVNPTWVRSVRDQCQSAGVPFFFKQWGGRTPKSGGRLLDGRTWDEFPQTDSLTEPQARLHRVSLNTTEHRVGNLQSDLVL
- a CDS encoding three-Cys-motif partner protein TcmP gives rise to the protein MEYPKAHPWTLKKLGFLKKYLPAFVKATQKALSRHYVDGFAGPGYNQQTDGSLVEGSPLLAIQHPQFTSFFFVEENRSSYTELERNLRERDPGLRGIHLYRGDFNFLVDNILQQIHPRAPTLFFLDPFGLELRWTTVEKIAGREKADIFILISSSGANRARKNHPHTLDEFFGDASWQNVRQKPGQSWFEAFTEAYRDRMRGLGLNGTGLVTVARNSNNAPMHVLAFHSKNKIALQIANAVFSRIETDPVQPGLRFGE